A genomic segment from Amphiura filiformis chromosome 10, Afil_fr2py, whole genome shotgun sequence encodes:
- the LOC140162701 gene encoding V(D)J recombination-activating protein 1-like gives MFFAKSVYISGFHGFSCCGTCLKRYCVSRDIKQCDAAFCELVLDLPMRCINDNCEEMVTVRNFESHISTCKRTSLNDHITDDGESSLDNSVSSDSSSPSSSPSSSSKRGRPPKPVLNLEQPAQNARLRTLKNGIKQHAQHYGEDLKTVYYALILNHLRSTKKWTEYSTIKSLLTGESSLNSTKCLAIRVTAFMSVKRYRKVQQVTNAAADKRVFEPYASMKNAEKAFLPGCPNVRFTVTPPLQHHCPSMDGESVGGFQYMPQNFPELGLPHVKAERYHYDKALATSLSDLEPQIANGLRALGKDPATFTGTLQVVVKDGGDGMGDVSRKMYMSANKLPDKALRYSFCVLKIYTINQNGEQETVFEETRPNSQLNCRPLLIALADENDYYTFTSLTGTLFMERHHLEHSTLHLHNTFGSSWDFKFNMFSTMFDEKLERKVAGLAGPSSTFLCTMCETRRHDAYETPFGHRISRNSYRNEENLDRKLTNDSGLSYNKLLEESKGVTTDSFINMTSHIDALHCEINNALWFKKLFVREIAKVNERKWTYGSNEKREKEALKQAEEILNDNLRTGMGLQKYLMQPGNYSRLLLTDKAMAIILPLIPENRREYVQQLVDDYNLLKPVWKATKPTESCPDLLKKYDENASKFIVTLKMFFSYTKQNMPNYLHKTLAHVPELIEKYGSVGAFSSEPNEHGNKLFRLFRKMNARQQSDFELKDILKFHWLYTVKSIHELADRTSIHQKCSFCAETGHKRTTCPSRLP, from the coding sequence ATGTTTTTTGCCAAAAGTGTATACATCTCTGGGTTTCATGGGTTCAGCTGCTGTGGCACATGCTTGAAGCGATACTGTGTCTCACGGGACATTAAACAGTGTGATGCGGCATTTTGTGAGCTGGTACTCGACTTGCCTATGAGGTGTATTAATGACAATTGTGAGGAAATGGTGACtgtcagaaattttgaaagtCATATTTCAACATGCAAACGGACGTCCCTCAATGACCACATAACAGATGACGGTGAAAGCTCCCTAGACAACAGTGTGTCATCAgactcatcatcaccatcatcatcaccatcatcatcgtcaaaAAGGGGTAGACCTCCAAAACCAGTGCTTAATTTAGAACAGCCAGCACAAAATGCTAGACTGAGAACCTTAAAAAATGGAATAAAGCAACATGCTCAACACTATGGTGAAGACTTAAAAACTGTTTATTATGCGCTGATTCTAAATCACCTAAGGAGCACTAAAAAGTGGACAGAATACAGCACTATTAAATCGCTGCTCACTGGTGAAAGTTCCCTCAACAGCACTAAGTGTCTTGCAATTAGGGTTACTGCATTTATGTCGGTAAAGCGTTATCGTAAAGTTCAACAGGTCACTAATGCAGCAGCTGACAAGAGAGTGTTTGAACCCTATGCCAGTATGAAAAATGCAGAAAAAGCATTTCTTCCTGGATGTCCGAATGTCAGATTTACAGTCACCCCGCCATTGCAACATCATTGCCCATCCATGGATGGAGAATCTGTTGGAGGATTCCAGTACATGCCACAGAATTTCCCCGAGTTAGGGCTTCCACATGTTAAAGCTGAGCGGTACCACTACGACAAAGCATTGGCAACATCTTTATCCGATCTTGAACCCCAGATTGCAAATGGACTACGAGCTCTTGGAAAAGACCCTGCAACATTTACAGGCACTCTTCAGGTAGTGGTGAAAGATGGAGGAGATGGTATGGGTGATGTGTCACGAAAAATGTACATGTCCGCAAACAAACTTCCCGACAAAGCCTTGCGATACAGTTTTTGTGTTTTGAAGATTTACACCATCAATCAGAATGGAGAGCAGGAAACAGTTTTTGAGGAGACACGGCCAAACTCGCAATTGAATTGCAGACCACTTCTGATAGCTTTAGCAGATGAAAATGACTACTACACGTTTACATCTTTAACTGGCACCTTATTCATGGAGAGACATCACCTAGAACACAGCACTCTGCACTTGCACAACACTTTTGGGTCTAGTTGGGACTTTAAATTCAACATGTTTAGCACAATGTTTGATGAAAAGCTAGAACGTAAAGTAGCAGGACTCGCCGGACCATCATCTACATTTTTGTGTACTATGTGCGAAACAAGACGTCATGATGCTTATGAAACACCTTTTGGTCACAGAATATCAAGGAACTCTTATCGCAATGAGGAAAATCTGGACAGGAAATTAACAAATGACAGCGGCTTGTCCTATAATAAACTGTTGGAAGAATCCAAGGGGGTTACAACAGATAGTTTTATTAATATGACGTCGCACATAGATGCACTGCATTGTGAGATCAACAATGCCCTATGGTTTAAAAAACTGTTTGTGAGAGAAATTGCAAAGGTAAACGAAAGGAAGTGGACATATGGAAGTAATGAAAAAAGGGAAAAGGAAGCGTTAAAACAAGCAGAAGAAATTCTAAATGATAACTTGCGAACAGGAATGGGGCTTCAAAAATATCTAATGCAGCCAGGGAACTACTCAAGACTTCTCTTAACTGACAAAGCTATGGCTATCATTTTGCCATTGATCCCGGAGAATCGCCGTGAATATGTTCAACAACTGGTGGATGATTATAATCTTTTGAAGCCTGTCTGGAAGGCAACAAAACCTACTGAATCATGTCCTGACCTCCTCAAGAAGTATGATGAAAATGCAAGCAAGTTCATAGTCACTTTGAAGATGTTCTTTTCATACACAAAGCAAAACATGCCAAACTATCTGCACAAAACACTTGCTCATGTGCCAGAACTTATTGAAAAGTATGGCTCAGTGGGTGCCTTTTCAAGCGAACCAAATGAGCATGGAAACAAACTGTTCAGACTTTTCCGTAAAATGAATGCAAGACAACAGAGTGACTTTGAACTCAAagatatattaaaatttcattgGTTATATACAGTGAAATCAATCCATGAACTTGCGGACAGGACATCAATACATCAGAAATGTTCATTTTGTGCTGAGACTGGTCACAAACGTACAACTTGTCCCAGTCGACTCCCATGA